The Drosophila sulfurigaster albostrigata strain 15112-1811.04 chromosome 3, ASM2355843v2, whole genome shotgun sequence genomic sequence agaaatacttttttttctatagATTACACTAATCTATCAAATACTTTTGCAGGAAACCAAACATTTTCTGGAATCACGGCGTAAATGCGGTTATGGACGTTTGATAGAATTGAACCATCTTCCGGAACCGAATACTACTTTCTTAATACATCAAGCAGAAGCGACTCAAGCAGGAGAAGAGGAAGATACTGAAGAGGATCGCATAGCTCATTGGAGAAACGCGGAATATCAGAGAGATCTGCAGACCCATCGCTATACAGACACCCATGTGGAGGTAATAGAAGCAACTGAAGACACCGAGCAACTGGCCGTGGAAGAGGCCGAGCACACAATGCCCAACGAACAGGAGAATCCAGAGTGAGTAACTGACTATAAACCATAGGAAATCATATTGTATTTTCCACCTGTTTTGCAGAACCAAACCgcttaacaataataataacaatggcaGCAATGGCAGTGGAACTGGGAGTGGAAAGAGCGCACAAAgtaaaccaaaaatacaacCAAAGTATCGCATCCATCGAGATGTCCTCACACAAGAAGTGGTCATCAAGGAGACGGGCTATGCGGCCAGAGACAAGAGTATTCCCTCCTCGCTGCTCAATTGCTGGCGCGGTTGGAACTTCTTCGCACTGTTCACCGGCATCATACCCATCCTACAGTGGCTGCCACAGTATTCGCCGCGACGTGATCTCATCGGTGATATCATAGCCGGCTTTACGGTTGCCATCATGAATATACCGCACGGCATTGCCTACGGTATTTTGGCCGGCGTCTCTGCGGGAAATGGTCTCTACATGGCCGTGTTTCCGGTGCTGGTTTATATGCTGCTCGGCACCTCGAAGCACATATCCATTGGCACCTTTGCCGTGGCCAGCATGATGACCCAAAAGGTGGTGCAATCCTATGCCAACTTTGATCCAAATGCAGTTAATGCAACGATAGTGGCAACAACAGTATCGCCCCTCGCATTgcttgccacaacaacaacaacgacgacgacagcatTGCCGTTGTCACTGATTGTGGAAACAACTGCAGAGggtgcaacaacagctgcaacgttgctgctgcagaaTGCGACGACAACAATGTTGCCACATCCAGCAAACGTCATCACCACCCTGGAGGTGgtcacagctctagcttttACCGTGGGCATTATCAATGTAAGTGTGAGGCAAGAACAAACATTTCATAGATAACATTATTGCGTAAGACGTATCATAAATATCTCAGAAGAAAAATTCAGATAGAAGCAAACTTTTATTTGAGCAGTTGTCGAAGTGAATATCTAATCtgatctatatatatttatgtatctaTAGTGACTAGTTATCTTTAGACGAAGCTGTCGTCTCATCAtcattacaattatttatactaTTCTAATGATCACTGGCAAATAATGACAAGCTTTTTAATGGCAATCGTTTTATGCACTTAACTAGTTTGCTATAAAAACCCGCCACATTTTCAGTTTGTCTTGTTTATTGACTACCGCTTATCTACCCTTTTTGCAAATATGTTTTGAATATCAGTCTTGAATGTTAGGaaacttttcaaaatgtaATCTTAGTGCAACAATTCAGTATCTCTAAATACGTCATTTGTATTCTTAAAAATGTGGAGAGGTTTGATTCCTCTGATAACTTGCTCTATTTCATTGACATAATCTCAATTACCTCTCTAATCAATTCCATCTTCAATTGCAGCTGCTCATGTCCTTCTTCAGGCTGGGCACACTGGCCTCACTGCTGAGCGAGCCTCTGGTAAATGGCTTCACTACAGCAGCTGCCTGTCACGTGGTCACCGCACAGTTAAAGGATGTGCTAGGAGTTACTGTGCCGCCCAAGAAGTCAGCCTTCAAAATCGTGTTAACTATCATCGATGTGGTGGAATTGATACCGAAAACGAATCTTGTCAACTTTGGCATCtgcatcaccatcatcatcttcatgaCCGTTTGCAACGAATGCCTTAAACCATGTCTAAGCAAACGCTGTCGCTTCCCATTTCCCGGTGAACTAATCGCCATCATTGGTGGTActttaatttcgaaattgtGTGGCTTGGAAGAGAACTTTCACATAAAACCCGTGGGCGATATTCCCAATAGTCTGCCAACTCCTGAATTTCCACGTATGGATCTAGTGCCAATGGTGGCTGTCGATGCTATTGCGATTGCCATTGTCACGTACTCGATCATCATGTCCATGGGCTTGACATTTGCCAAGAAACACAACTACGAGGTGCGTGCAAATCAGGAACTCTTTGCCATGGGCGTGGGTAATATGGTGGGCGGCTGTTTCTCCTGCATTCCCATGGCGTGCTCTCTATCCCGTTCGGTTATACAGGATCAAACGGGCGGCGTCTCGCAGATTGCTTCCCTAGTGTCTGCCTCGCTGGTAGTGGCGACTATCATGTGGGTTGGACCGTTCTTCAGTGATTTACCAAGGGTATGTAGATGTCATTTAACACATTTTGTAAACCATTTTTAACTATTCTCTATTTCAATTGCAGTGCGTGTTGGCTGGCGTCATTATTGTGGCGCTGAAGCCGATGTTTATGCAGGTGAAGGAACTGAAAAAGTTCTCCAAACAAGGCAAACTGGAAATGTTTACCTGGATATCCACGTTCCTCTGTGTGGTGCTCATCGATATCGATGTTGGGTAAGGTCTAAAGTTATGTGATctgtaattgcatttaattattcgTTCCCTTTCGTTACAGTCTGCTAATTGGTGTTTGTGTGTCCCTTTTGGCGCTGTATATTAAAGGACTGAAACCCTACTCCTGCCTGCTCGGCTACATGCCAGAGGCGCCTGGCATCTACATGGACATGACGCAGCATCGCAATGTGATGCAAGTGCCGGACACGCGCATCTTTAGGTATTGTGGCTCGCTCAATTTCGCCACCAGCCTGTTCTTCCGTCGCGCTCTTAACGAAGCTGTTGGTCTGGACAAGAATAGCAGCACTAAAACAGTCAAGACAAAGACCACCTATGCGCAGGTGGCACAAAATGGTGGCAAGTCCTTCGATGGACAGTTCGTGGAGGCTTCAAACTCGTTTCAGTTTCTCATACTGGACTTCTCGATGCTGGGCCACATCGATGTGGCCGGCTGCGGTACGCTTAGTGATATAACCAGGGAACTGAAGACGCGCGGTGCTCGTCTACTGCTGGCCAGTCCCGTGGATCGCGTGTACGACACTCTGATGCACAGCATGGCCCTCAGCGAGGGTCCATTCGAGATCTTTCCGACGCTTCACGATGCCGTGGAATATGCGAATGCCTATCGCACGGCGTGAGATTCATAATAATGTGATAGCAGCAACTTGTGGATTGTAACACCAAACTTATAACGTTAACCAACTAAGCTTTAAGTTTCCTTTTCAAGTTCGTTGCCGTCTTGCAATCGTTCGAGATTTAGGCTAAGTTCGTTTAAGTGCCCTAAAACGATTGATCCTGAGATCATCGGACTGTTACCTATTACCAAAATGCCagatacaataatattttgtacttaaagcaaaacaattggGCCCCAACCCCCCCCTTATATCCCTAGTGGAGGGGGGTGCGTGGCGTTTAGTACCTAGAACTATGCACCGCCGATcaactaaaaagaaaatatagtaACTGAAActgtaaaaatgtattttgtgcaatttgtaCCGAAAAGTTATCAATACAGATTTAGAACCTAAGCTTATGTAAAGCCAATTGTGAACTGTACATAAAGATTAAAATGAGAAGtttgtatttacatacatgCAATTACTGGAGTTTTATTTCACATTCaaaactgtaaataaaaaaaaacagaatccTTCAACAttcacaaaaataccaaagtcgcaaacaatttccataatcagcctaaaagtatgctacaaaatttTATGCGCAATTTACGTTCCACAAGTGCTGCTTAACGGAAATGCCGAGCGAGCGAGCGGGATGGAGCGAGAACGCAAGCCTTCAGTCCCTGTCATCGTCACGTACAATCGCAATGCTGACACCGAGCAATTAGCAGGTAAAATGACTAAGTAAAGTCAATTTTCGTAAATTTCGGGTATTCGCGTTAATTTGTTTGTCTAAAAGCTGTCGCTAAGCGTATAATATGTACGTGTGGGAGGAAGCCAACCGACTACTGTCTACAGCAAATAGTAGTAAACtcaaatagtaaataaagAGCTGATTAGTAATCTTACAGTCGGTCAGTGTCAGGTGGATAAGGTCAAGTCCAGACTAGAGCTTGGGAAATTAACCAAATTTATTGGTCGCATATGAAAGCAATTAAGTTAAGTCCGATTAAAACCGATTAGAATGGGATTTTGTTGCGTTTTGCGGTTGTCCAGCTCAAGTTGAAGTCAAGTTCTCTGTGCTGAAGGCAATGTCGTTGTGGTAAAATAGTCGTAAATCGAGCATACGAGGGCAAATactaaactatttttatgaGAATGGACAGAAGGACTGCTGTGAACTAAATCAGCATTAGTCGATATGTGAAAATGGTAATGGGAATAAATGCTTGGTTTTCGTAAGTGAAGTTATTAAAAAGCATGCTGAGTTAATCAATAtagattaaatataaatatttttcaacttaGGATGGATTGCAAGAGAAGTTGTCATTGCCAAATGTTTTGGAAAACCATTTGTGGGGCTTTTAAAATGatcaaagtaaataatttcGAAGGAAATTTTCCCCACATCCCAATGCCAACAACTTCCAAAATTCTTACGTCAAAAGTTCATTGAAAACGAACTcggaaaaccaaaaaaaaaaccttcaACAATTAGCGACATAATTTAGTTAGACAAACAAATTGGTTGCCCAAACATTTGGCCAAGACAATTTCATAAGCAATTTTCATGCTAAGGTCAAAGTGAGTTTTGTCTGCGCCTGCCGATAGCACAAAAgtacgaaaataaaataacccATAGTCGTAGTAGTTGTAGCGCCTTTCAATACTTGTGTCTAGCGAATGCCTAATTCGTTTATTGTTAACTTCACAAAATTGTTGGCTTGTTTAGCACTTTTATGGCTCTGTTAACACCAAGTGGCCCGACTCATCTCAATGCTCTCGGTACGGTTCAGCATTCAGCTTGCATggcaaaaaatagaaaaacaattacaCTGCctgttaataatattgttgttactttCGTTGTTGTTCATGCCGTCGTCGaagtcatcgttgttgttgtttttgttgctgctgtcaaaCATTTTGCATCTGACACACGCTGTGGGAacctttttttcagttttacaGTCGCtataaacttttttatatctgtaaatatgcacattttttttactcAGCATTTGAGTAGAAAGgggaattttaaatttagccGTTAAACAAATAGAAATGAGAATAAACATGagaaaaaagtaaacacaaattgtaaaactttatctttttattttaaataaatagaaggGGCTCTAATCAATCATATTTATTCTGTATAtgattacaattttttgttcttttttaaatataggGTATTTCTCAGTCAAGTAAGCACTTAAACCTATTTAAAACATCTCAAAATGGTCAAGCCACAGCTTCAGATTCATTGGGAAATCACTTTGCATTTAGTTAAGAGCCTCTTAAAGTGCTGCAACCATCATTCACATTTACTGGCGAACTTTATGTGATTTTAAACAagtcaattaataaaaacacacgAGGTtctatattcaatatataaagaTACTCAATTCTTACTCATATGCATGCTTATGATTAATGTGAGCAAGTGCGAGGCTTGTTGAGTTTTCTGAAGGTGACAAGCTCCAAAGGCgttaaattattgcatttatttcaaatgattCCAACATGAAAACGTTTAGAAGTCGTCTAAGTGGAAAGAACAGGAATGAAAACACAATTACAGCACTAATATGAAACTTAATATGATATATGattttttcgtgtttttcGCGTACATAGATTTATGCGTTGCTTGTagttcatatacatatgtaagtactatatactattctataataaaatttttgtataaagaGAATTtctgaaaaacaacaaaattctataatagaatttaaattttacatatCTACTTAAAgtacataaaattatttgatgaCTTTACTTCACatttataatgcaaatttcagAAAAACTTCGAAATTCactaataaacttttattataaGAATACTGTTTagcatttcattcatattttacatGCAGTTATTATTGCGCATATTGAAATGTTCAAAATTcaatagtttaaaatattcccTTATGTCTAATATTTCAAGTGCGCGCTgtgcaaaaattgcataaaatgaaacaaaggCTATGGCTATGAAGAGAAAAACGCCGCGCTGTACTAAAAACATGTTTTGTTTACTCAATACATTTTCACATGCTGAGCCGatacgaacaacaacaagtaagaaaaaaaggcgaaggaaaaaaagaagtaaatgaaaacaaaaacaaatactaaagGTACTGAGCAGTATTTGCGGTTTGTAAGCCAAGCTCAAAGCTCTCCTCTCCCCATCTCACTGTCTCTGTGCACTGTGTTGTGTGTCTCTTTTGCACCTGCATCGGCGATCGACATTGTTCCGAGTGTGCATTGTTGTAAATTTCGCTCAGCGCAGAGACAGCGTcactgagcagcagcagagccagcagaagcagaagcagaagcacaaCGAAGCTCTTTGTGAGCGaaactaataaaaaaccaaGCTTCCAATCTGTTCCCACAACCAGTTCCAAGCGAACACTCGTGCGGTGGAGACGGTGtggaataaatattttggaaagACTTCTACAAGCGCcgtgttgctgccgctgctgttgttgttgactgttTACGGCTGCCGACGCTATACTCAACAATCATTTTTGTGCTGTGCAAAAAATTCATACAacgaaattataataaaagcgATAAAGTGAGTTAATGTCTAgttaaaatgcaatacaagTATGCAAAATAACACACTGCACCCAAGAGCGGGATACATTAGTTGCAATGCATTATTACATTGTAAGGATAAGCTGATGGAAAAGCTTgacgcaaaaacaaaaacagacacacacacacacacaaagttaaatgaaaaagttgtTTGCCATGGTtttgacaataacaacagcaacataatcaacaataataataacaaatcgcgagcaacaacaattcattAACAATTATCAGCTGCAAAAGGCcgacaaaaaaatgaatgtaatttaattacaaacaaacgaaatacaataaaaagcTAAGAAAACGGGACTTAAGTAgctcaaataattaatatttata encodes the following:
- the LOC133839998 gene encoding prestin, with product MPNEQENPETKPLNNNNNNGSNGSGTGSGKSAQSKPKIQPKYRIHRDVLTQEVVIKETGYAARDKSIPSSLLNCWRGWNFFALFTGIIPILQWLPQYSPRRDLIGDIIAGFTVAIMNIPHGIAYGILAGVSAGNGLYMAVFPVLVYMLLGTSKHISIGTFAVASMMTQKVVQSYANFDPNAVNATIVATTVSPLALLATTTTTTTTALPLSLIVETTAEGATTAATLLLQNATTTMLPHPANVITTLEVVTALAFTVGIINLLMSFFRLGTLASLLSEPLVNGFTTAAACHVVTAQLKDVLGVTVPPKKSAFKIVLTIIDVVELIPKTNLVNFGICITIIIFMTVCNECLKPCLSKRCRFPFPGELIAIIGGTLISKLCGLEENFHIKPVGDIPNSLPTPEFPRMDLVPMVAVDAIAIAIVTYSIIMSMGLTFAKKHNYEVRANQELFAMGVGNMVGGCFSCIPMACSLSRSVIQDQTGGVSQIASLVSASLVVATIMWVGPFFSDLPRCVLAGVIIVALKPMFMQVKELKKFSKQGKLEMFTWISTFLCVVLIDIDVGLLIGVCVSLLALYIKGLKPYSCLLGYMPEAPGIYMDMTQHRNVMQVPDTRIFRYCGSLNFATSLFFRRALNEAVGLDKNSSTKTVKTKTTYAQVAQNGGKSFDGQFVEASNSFQFLILDFSMLGHIDVAGCGTLSDITRELKTRGARLLLASPVDRVYDTLMHSMALSEGPFEIFPTLHDAVEYANAYRTA